One window of the Suricata suricatta isolate VVHF042 chromosome 7, meerkat_22Aug2017_6uvM2_HiC, whole genome shotgun sequence genome contains the following:
- the OPRM1 gene encoding mu-type opioid receptor isoform X5 produces the protein MDSSAVPTNASNCTDPYLHSSSCSPAPSPGSWVNYSHLDGNLSDPCGPNRTELGGSDSSCPPTGSPSMITAITIMALYSIVCVVGLFGNFLVMYVIVSK, from the exons ATGGACAGCAGCGCCGTCCCCACGAACGCCAGCAATTGCACCGATCCCTATTTGCACTCTTCAAGTTGCTCCCCAGCACCTAGCCCTGGTTCCTGGGTCAACTACTCCCACCTAGATGGCAACCTGTCCGACCCATGCGGTCCTAACCGCACGGAGCTGGGCGGGAGCGACAGCTCTTGCCCTCCGACCGGCAGTCCTTCCATGATTACTGCCATCACCATCATGGCCCTCTACTCCATCGTGTGCGTCGTGGGTCTCTTCGGAAACTTCCTGGTCATGTATGTGATTGTCAG TAAATAA